Within Aricia agestis chromosome Z, ilAriAges1.1, whole genome shotgun sequence, the genomic segment cttattttaaatataccataTTGACAAGGTTTCTGCtaaatcaaatttaaaacttttcttTTGCTGTTTATATTCTTACCACAAAACGACGCTGCTAAACGATTTAAATAATCGTAAGGCAGGCCGTAAGCCAactttgtcgataaaatataacacattttacgtttagaaaataaaattaatattgtaatcGAATActaccatagagtaataaatatacttaatacttactaCGTACTAAAACCTTCCAAAGGTATGTTAGAGGTTAAATATGTCTTGTGTGGTGATGTAACTCTAGTAAGTTtgtatcttttatagtttcttaCGTACCTAAGCAATTTCATTTTCTAATCCAATCTGAAACGAACCTCAAAATACTTTTACGGTGCCTTCAGTCGTGCTGTTATCTTGCACGATAAAGCATGTTGAAAGATAATTCGATTATTGTTTGACGATTAATCTAACCTAAGTAGGTCGCTAAGGCATAAGCATACGAGTAGAAAACGGTTATAAAAGATACTATGCACTATGCagtcactagatgacgcccacaactcagttgcgccaaaatcagcGTTGCGCGGGAATCGTGTATTTTTCTggaattaaaagtatcctatgtcctttaccgggactcaaagtatccctatactacatttcagcaaaatcggttcagcggtttaggcgtgaagaggtaacagacagacagacacactttcgtgtttatatagataataagtaTGGATTTACTAATTAGTAGTCAGTAGATATATGCATTTAAAATCTAGAGACAAagcaattaatattttacttactcGTTCGTCAGGCATCTTAAGTATTCTGGTCAAGATCAGGAGCAGTATCGAAGTCCAGGCATCTCTGTGGGCTTCACTCGTCAAACTGCCGAAGTACTCGAGCGCCTCGCAGCAGATAGTTATGAGACTTTTTTGGACGGCCGGCCAGTGACTGCGGCGCGTTTCGTCGCTATACATCTTGAAAAGTATCCGAAGCACGCACGCCAAGGATTGGGTCTCCTGTTTCAACATATTCGGTTTAACTGAACCCTTGAAGTTGGCTTTCCAGAGAACATTCCTTTGCGCATTGTTGGTGTTGAAAGTTTTGGCGAAGCGATGACTGCACATCAGGCATTCCACGAGCCGCAGCAGATGGGGCGAACTGAGTAACCTGTACATGCCTTGCTCTTCACGCTGACATTCCTGCTCTGTGCCGGGAGTACCCCCAGTCAGTTCGGCGGCGGCCAACGCTAGTGTCTCGGCATCCTCCTTCCTCGACGTTGCAGGGTAGAAGACGATGTTGTCAATGGTTTGAATGAGTTCCAATTGCACAACGCATTTAATCAGGAGGCTGTTGAACACTCTATTCGACGATTTAGCATCATCGGTACCCTGTGACTTCTTCAATATCCCGTGTCGCACTTGGGGTGTCTCAGTGTTGTCCTCGTTTTCGTCGGGTTTCCACGTCAGCAGCGTAGTCGGTAAGGTGCTGTTGAAAATATCTAACATAATTTGACACGTCTTGCTCCACGTCTCTTCGCTGAATTTAGTTCCGTTAGATATGACTAGATTTTCTAAGCAATTCGTTCCCGACCTCGCGAGTTGCTCGTTGTCTTGTTGCACGCACCAGTGCAACTGGGCATACAGCTGTTCTAACAGTAGAGATCCAAGAATGTCGAAATACTGCGTGAAGACGTCTACAATCGCATAAAGCGCATGGTTGCAAGTTGTAGTCATCCATTCATTTTTCTCCAGTTGATGTTCCGGTAGCTTCATATTATCAAAAattctgaataaaatattaaacaaatctcTCCACCAATGCGGACGGAATGAATCACCGTGAGTCTTGATGATTTCGAAGAGGACCGTTAGGCCGCGTGTTCGCACGTCTAATTTACATCTGCTGACGACACAGGAGAGTGAGAACAGAAGTGGGAACCATCCTCGGAGCCAGACTCTATCGACTTCCGGCGCCCCTGGCTCGCCCTCTAGACCTGCGTGTTCAGCGAATAATTGCGGGGATGTTCCTACAGCAGTCGCGCAAGATCGCACTAATCGTATTGCTTCCATGGACGTATCAGGGAATTTAGCGTTGCAGGCGAACTCCGAGAGACATTTTACAGCATCTTGAAAAGAGTCAATCATCGCTGGGAATTGTCTTTCGTATAAGTCGGTTATAATTTTACCAGTAGTTTGGAATGCAAGATCAACTATTGCTTCATCTTGATCGCTCGCCGCTAAATGAaatacagaaaatatatttttccaacCCGACTTAATGTTGGGTGCCTGTGAATTGACCATTTGAGCGATACATCTCACTACCATGTCTCGTATCGTCGGAGAATTGTTCTTCTTCATGATATGTTCGAACGGTCTTAAGAAGTCTTTTTGGAATTTGAAATTGGCAAATTCACCTTTTTCTATAAACTTCATGGATAACTGACGTAACGAGTCAACCGCGAAGAACGATATGTCCTCATTGTTGTTACAACCGACCTTGTTAAAGTGGTCGCCGAGAACTTGCCAAATACGAGACCATTGCAGCCTGATGCGCCCCATGTTGTAGTAGGATATTTCGACAATTTTTTGAAGAGAGAACATTCGAGGGTTCGTGGGGTGGCTCAACTCGTCCAGTGAAACTTGGCAGAGAGCTTTAACGAAATCAACAATTGCGTCACCATCGAGCCGCGTCGATCCTGTGAATATTCTATCGACAGCCACCACAACACTCTGGGAACTTGTCTCGCCGATATGTTCTTTAACACTGGGATCTAAAAGCATAAGACTGAATTTTAAGGAGTCAGCCTGAGGCTTTATTCCTGAACCAGATAGAAATTGTGGACGAACTCCCGTTCCAATAAGTTGCGCAAGTTCCAATTGCGAAATGCATTTTACGACGTCGAGCCAACTGGAACCTAGATAATTTCCATCTGTGTGTGCAACAGTAATCAGCGTTTTTATTGTATCAATGTTCTTAGCTTTCATCTCTGTGATTGGGGAGTTTGCAGTCAATAAGGTGAATCTTGCTAATGCCTGTACGTATGCATCTCTTTCTAGTGACATGTGGAAAATACATGCTATGCGGATTGCACATCTAATACCATCTAAGCATAACGATGCGATTTCAGGATCATCGCAATCCTGAAGCCCGACGGAAAATGCTGCTAGGAATGGTGTCCACGCCATTTTGAACATAGGCCGTACATGCTCGACGTGTTTTGCCGTCGTGAAAGGAGTTTGGACGTGCGAAACTGACTCCATCAAATTCTTAGCTGCTGTAGATATCTGTTCCATCTCCATGTTCCAAATCAGTTTTCGTTTCTTTTCGTTGGCTATCATATGCTTTCCCGGTTTCGatgtatttttcatttttatttcgtGTCCTGCAATTTCGTCGTATATTTGCGATAAATACTCGCGTGGTAGGTCGTTATTCTCGCTTATTCCACTGTTCAGTTTTATATACTGTTCTTTTGTCATTTTGTTTTTCACTTGTGGAGAATGTAAGTCAGTTGTAAGCATTATAATCGAAAATGCCAGTACATAGACTGTATCTGCACAAGTAAACAGCGTGTTTGTCGGGTTGCATTCGCAGTATCTCGCTGCGAATTTTTCCATCAGTCTGTCGATTTTTTGGGCTTCTCCGGGTAATCGAAAGCCTTCTAAGAAATGTCGTAATGCAGCGACAATATCCATGTTAGAAAAGTTCATGGAGTCAACatacgcatacattacttctttGGAATGATCATCATTTTCACCTAAATATTCGCctataaatattttgtctattCTCTCGTCTGTCAACAACCATTCAGCAATCTCTTTAGTAGATGTTCCAAGCAGTCCCTGCTCTTGCAAAAAGGATACTCCCTTTTTAGGCTTTCGATTGAAAAGGTCTATGCCAGTTTCCCAAACTTCCTTTTGTTGCTTTAAAACTTCAAATTGTTCAGGTGAGTCTAAAGTTTCGCGATTTCCTATATTACTCGAACTTGTAGACATGAGACTTAAACTTGAACCACCATGAGACTTCATGCTCTGATGGTCTGTATCTTCTTTCACAGTTCTCTCGCCCAAAGTGGTTTGCATATTTGGATTTATATAAAGTTCTTTGCTCCACTCCACCATACATTTCAGAATGGAGACTAGACATTCTAGTCCTCTAATTCTCATAGACTTCTCTTGATTTGGTGTGGCCCCCAACTCTAAAGCTTGCCTGCCTTGGGCAATTTTAGAGACATCATTGACTAGCCTCTGGAATAAGTTAGCAGCAGACAAGTCACAATCATAGTTGACATAGATATCGACAACACTCTGTGCATCCCCACATATTCTGGTGAGAGCCTGAATGACCATCCACTTGTGCTCAAAGGAGGAGCTAGATGTTTCCAGAATGTTCATGAAAATTTCTTTGAAGAAGACTTCAATCTGTTTTTTAAGATGTACTTTGAAGTTTTGAAGAAGAGCTAAGAATATAGCAAGAGAAAGTTCAAAGACTTCTGGCACAGAACTCACTCCATTCTTGGATAGAGCTACACATAGGTACTGCTTGATAGCTGTTATGAACATCTCATTATTTCTGAATACCGGGCCCGCATTTTGTAATATAGAAAGAAGTAAATGCAGCGAAAGAATTTTAGACCTTAGCTCATGAGACTTAGGGTCTGGAGTACCATCCGGTAGTGGTTTCATAGAGAGCTTACATAGAGCTCTGAACACTAAAAATGCATCTTTTTGTAGAATATGTGTGAATTTTGCTGTCACAGAGTTATCATTTTCTGATACTACATCAACACTCTCTTGAGATGGTATCCTGGGGATAGATGTTTCAGAATTTTGTAATCCATTACTTTCATGTGAAACACTGCCACTGTCATTTGAATCTGCTAGGTTCTCATTATTGTCTGGACCATTGACAAGCTCCTCCATATTTTTCTTAGAAGCAATTGAAATGGCATTGTCTATAACAGAGTCAACAATTTGTTGTGCAATAATCTTAGCTTCAGCTACTTCATCAACATTATCATTGGTGGGTGTTTGATTAACATCCTCATTATTTTGCTGTTCATGGGGTTCTTCAGAAGGTATATTACCATTTGGGATTTTCAGCTGGCACTCTGGGATATTTTCTGTTGAGTCAGCCTCGAGGGCTTGATTCTCCATTTTAGTGAAGATGACATTAAGCATCTGTGTTAGTGTGGCCCTTGCTGTTGTTTGGTTAATAAGATTTTTACTTGCCAGGTAAATGTTGTAACAAGTTCTGACAGCAAGTAGTACAGTTCCCTCATGAACTTCCACATGCTGGCTGGTGATAACGGTCAGCAAAGCCTTGATGATTTGAAGCTGGACTCCCTCATCTGTTTGAGGTCCATTGAAACAGCTGCAAATAGTTTCAACTATTCTGTCGATAAGAAGTTTCCTAGGTGTTGTAGAGTCAGGTATATTTCCAGTTAGGTGGCCATAGGCTATAAGCTTCTGGAGACAGTCCAAAGCCGTCACCACTATCCTCGACGCTTTACTCTGACATGCTAGCTCAAACGGCAGAAAATACTTCTCAGCTGTTATGATATTTGCTGAATCATTCTTCGGTAGCGGGAGCGTTCCAGTTGGACTTTCTAAAGATTCAACTTGACCTCCATTTTTCAATTCTGCTTTAATTTCctctaaaaatacaaaatataagttaATACCTTAATTAAAGACCAAAGATTGAATATATTTAGGACCAATACTATATTAAAGATAAGAAAAGAATACATGAAAATATGAatactaattaattttaatttctatcAAAAGTCAAAACCAGTATCAGACATTGAATGTCCTTGCTTTCTATTTTATCAAAAACTATTAAGATATTCTACGCTTAAGGATCACTTGGAGAGTTATATCTCTAATTTGACACTGTGAAGAGTCATCACCTTGCAATTATTATGCAAAGATAAAAAAGTTCAATGTAACTTAACTATTCACTTGAAACCATTCAAGGTCAAAGATGTATTCAATCCTTTTCAGCACTATTTcataactttacaataatttaattaatgcaGCAAGTGTAATTAGTGTACATATTGTTATCTATATACAATAAAACATCAAAATGGAATCTCACCAAGTGCCACTTCGCATGATTTTTTCAGTTGGCTGTGATAGGACCTTTTTATGTCCTTATCAGCCAAAATTTTTTCCAAAGCTCTGACGATAAACATCTCTTTAGTCTTTAGATTGGTTTGCATCGTTATTTATATGGTAATCACTCCATTCGTTCCAATCGGACTACACTTTGTTGCGCACTTAGAAAACGTCCTTTTATCCTgagatacatatattttattgtattttcacTTTGATCGGGAGTAAGTAAATCGTTAATATTTATCATCACAGCGATTTAGGCATGTATCGGGGAATTACGCGAATCCATTTTACTGAGACGGGAATAATTCGATTCACACCTCATCACAAACatgtcaattttaataaatgcgTTCTACTTACCAGCAACTTGCCAACTGTAGTTTAATTTATGTCTGCGTTCaatttaataattgtaatgtaaaagtcgtttattttcattttaatcaataataaatttttatttagaaaatattgTTAGAAATGAgaatgaataaatattataatatttaagtttgtttttctttacgatttttttatcaataattttacgtcgttcattttttttgtgtaaattctttctagaaaaaaaataacacgaaGAGAAGAGGAAGAAGTCGTCGAAATTGACATTTACGTATTTTTGACAATATTCAAATATTGTCTAACGTTATGTCAATAGCTCGTGTTGCTGCccgatttatttaattttatttttatttaggaaCCTGCGATAATTTAAATTACACGCCGCATTTTTATCCTCTACTAGTTTTAAAAGAGCCAACAAAATTGCTTCTACAATGACAGTGACGCGGGTAGCGGAGTCCCGCAccgaatttaaattaaaaagtctaCCCGACGACGCTATTTCCAGCGTCAAGTTTGCGCCAAAATCGAATCAATTTCTGCTGGTCTCATCATGGGACTGTTCCGTGAGGCTGTACGACGTGACGGCCAACGTGGAGCGGCACAAATACACTCATGAACTGCCAGTATTGGACGTTTGTTTTAGAGTAAGTCAATATTCTTAACTACGTAAGTTTCTGTTGTAAATCAACATTTTAACGTTAATAACACATTCCAGGATGCGGTCCACACGTATAGCGGTGGATTAGACCAAACTTTGAAGATGTACGATCTAAATGCGAGCACAGAAGTGGTATTGGGGGAGCATAAAGGGGCTATAAGATGTGTGGAGTTCACCAACGAAGTAAATGCTGTGTTGACGGGCAGCTGGGACGGGACAGTCAAGATGTGGGACAGCCGAGTGCCCAACTGTGTGGGGACATACAACCAGGGCAATGAAAgggtataacattatatttattctacaatttacatattattatgtagcacttaaattaaaaaacaatttctttAAGTACATGCTATGTACTCAGGTTTAATAAACTGAGCTTTGTTAAAAGAATAGATTGGCATTAGAATAATGAAAGATATTCCAGTAATAAGGCAGTATTTACTATAAGATCTATTTTTGTACTAATACAATGTAGTTTTATAACAATCTATGATTAGAGAGGCAAAATCTACTGGACACAATCTACATATATTACTGAATTATTCACCacgcttttaaataataatttcaggtTTACACAATGAGTATTGTCGGTGAGAAGTTTGTGGTGGGTACATCTGGGCGTAAGATATTTGTGTGGGACGTACGAAACATGGGGCATGTGAATCAACGTCGAGAGTCATCACTCAAATATCAAACTCGGTGTATCCGAGTATTCCCCAACAAACAGGGCTACGTACTAAGCTCTATTGAAGGCCGTGTCGCTGTAGAGTACTTAGACAGTAACCCTGAGGTGCAGAAAAAGAAATATGCATTCAAGTGTCACAGAATTAAAGATGGAGGTGAGATTGTGTTTGTACTCTTTCATAAGCTCTTtctattttttgccttttttatattaaagtaaGTTTCACAATTATTAAAACATTGAAGTTCTATGCACATAATGATTGTGTCATTATTCATCCAGGTCAGATAAACACAGAGAATAAAATACaacagcaaaaaaaaattatcctttatttcataaaagtcttatttcattaaaaatatttaaaaaataattcaatatgTATCCAAAAACCAATACAGATTTTTTATGAATCTCAATTTCAGGCTTAGAGAAAATATATCCAGTGAATGCAATAAGCTTCCACTCCGTGTACAACACTTTTGCAACGGGTGGATCTGATGGTTACGTCAACATCTGGGACGGGTTCAACAAGAAGAGACTGTGCCAGTTCCATAGGTAAGTGATGGTAAAGataaaaaaacatcaaaattgATTCATCAAAaatacttgttttattttttaaagctttCCTAAAATGTGACAAGGAAAATTTACAGACAAACAAAAGATATAGACATAGCTATtgggtaaaaataaaaatacatttattaaaatatttttaggtttaagactttatttctaacaaaatattattattccaaTTATTATACAAGGCGACAAACacgtgttacaataataaattatatcatacAATTAGCAAACACTTCCCAAGTACAGTAGGGCCTCGATAGTCCTAACCCCAGCTAATCTGAATACCTCTATATTTCGAATGACCGCGGGAGTGATTTATGCGGGGGAAGGGATCCCCCGCACAAATCACTCCCGCAGCCGCGCCACCGCATTCCAGTGCCGAGTTAGACGTCTTAAGTACTACACGTATTGTTTTTGACCGCCCCGCGCTATTCTGCCATTTTGTTATAGGCACATAATATCTTTGTACTGTATTTGTGCGTTTTATCATGGCTTCAACACCCAGAAAATGCATTTAAAAATGTCTACATACTATAATCCGAAAGCTGCGTCCATCCGAACAGGGTATATATTTTGGGTGTTCGGACTATCGAGGCCCTACTGTATGTAACAAATTTTGGTCTCCTACACTTCTGCATAAACATTACATAATTATCTTATTATGGTTTTAAAATACATCATACATTTTCTGGAAAACATtctattacatatattattttattccattTATTCTCTCTCTTCTGTCTTCCTATATACTTTTATATTCCTACACCTACATAGTTGTGTCAGTATAAATGGGGGATTAATGATGTTGGCAGTCTTTGTATGAATCAATGTTTGTTTGTGCAACCTGAACTACTTATTCGGTTTTGATTCATAAGCTATCAATTATATTCAAATGTACTCGGGCGAGTtcccgaactggtggtaggtagcaacaacgttcggaaaatgtttgaaaaaaacttattctgaataaaaaaattttacTTTGGCTTTGACTCAGGATTCAGGAccaagatatttttttataaccagGCTATAGTGCTTACCTCCTAATTTTCTATTCCAGATACAACACAGCGGTGTCGTCTCTCAGCTTCTCTCACGACGGGTCAGCGCTGGCGATTGCGTGCTCGCAGCTGGACGAGACACAGATAGAAGACCCCAAGCCCGAGGACACCATCTACATCAGATACGTCACCGACCAGGAGACTAAACCAAAATGAATGACTCGAGCGGTTATGGCATAATCCTTAACGTTTTAAATTACATTGACTCCACTCTATTAGTCTATTATCTTTCTTAGTGAGtggtttatttgacaattaaatTCGCATTACAGTACAACAAAATGAAGCACACATCAATACAACACAAACTGaactgaaataaataaactataactTAACTTACCTacatgtacactgtacagtataCAGTGATTATGCATTTTGGTAGTTGGCAGCGCAATGCGGACAGCTATGGAATTCAAGTGCATATTATGTCACcgtgatcatatatattggatcctatatatgatcatagaaatgatcatatataaatgataatgtaatacccccctaagcgATGGATTGTTAATAGCCTTGCCATTCATTGAGCTAGGGTGGGTTGTTGTAATGTACCTTTAAACTCCGATCTGTATAGGCTTAAAGaatcttttaataattattactatattgGTTAAAGTTGGTatcaatgtaaaatatttagaaaattcaataatatcTGTAATACAAATAtcctttattaaaattataattctgATAAATGAGAATACTCAGTACAAGTCATAAGGAGTATGCCATAGCCAGTCAGGTATAAGCAATAATGTTAAGTTAGGCTACTTAGATAATTTCGGCATACTTTAAGCTAAGTGACACAATAAAGTTTTGAACTTCTtaaagtatgttattatttatttgcaacAGAGTCGCTTTAAACTTTTTATCCCGCTAGAATTGAAAAATTTCgtgaaacaatatttttacattaaagtGTTCTTCttcatccatatccatactaatattataaatgcgaaagtgtgtctgtctgtctgtcacatattcacgccataaagttaatatacctagcagaatagagatctcgagctgtcaaacgaaaccgaaattggttttcatctgtgtgaaaaatatgtgtacgtattatacacttacacaagcatgattgaacatgaattctatgagattaaattgtcaacgtgcggcacgtgccgactggacgtcaaaaaagagtgctgctgtctcTGTATCATACGtcttttttaccacgcagtgttactgatagtgacatctctctcgctcaggcctttgtttctctattccgctaggtatattaactttatgattcacgcctaaaccgctgatgCGTTTTTCctgggtatggagataagtactttgagtcctgggaaagcaCATAGGAACATTAAATTGATGTTTAGTATaaatgtgccgactagtcgccgactagtcggtaaagccgactatccggccacttttgtagtcgacgactagtcggcgaatagtcggcaaaaagcgccgactaatcggctctttactttttttgctattattgaaattacattaaagaaaaaccttgattattatttataatgtgttgaAGTATATCACACTCGATcagtgttacacattttaaaattaaatgaagtgtttctgaaattacttgctagtaaagaaattatttttgtaaatatcttaacaacaaattaagtatgtattattaaatcgagatttcatgtacatgaaatagGTATTTAATGAAAATCACCAACTGTAtcatagaaacaaaataaagtaacgtacgcgaagtaCCTAAACAtaacacgattcgacacgtttgcaggAGGCGTGTGCGACTTACCcgcgaaacagcagtaaaaagcgttacggaaacttccgaaaccatgatcggcttggccgactagtcggccgattagtcggcttctttgcaaccgactaatcggctagtcggctagtcggccaaagtcatgatcggcacatctctgaTGTTTAGTCATCTTTTAATCATTCAATCATCAGTAAAACAGGGGTTTCAAACTTCAGCGAGGCcgataataatagctcccacaccggtttcggtgacggtggccggtttcattgaaaccaggccagctacgcaggagtaattttatagtgcccaagtgtgtgcgcagtacacaagagcactctctattcctttactctcataacccagtgggacggaagaccgacacgactggcgagagatcaggcgcaggaccgactttttacatgcccatccgacgcatggatcatcttacttgtcagacaatcaggtgatcagcctgcactgtcctaaccaaacttggaaataacatgttcccaacgcgggaatcgaacccacgacctccgagtcaagagccgcgctctataccactagaccacggaggccgatatttaaaatttaaatattcaacAATTGTAGTTTATGTCGATTATAGGTATCTATGGCCGACATtatttgctttccattaggCGATGCGTTGCTCATTTTTTCCTTATCGTTATAAAAATGTGGGCAAAATCGTAGGATTTTGCCCAGTCTAAAGTTTTGACTTTTAGTCAACATACGCCAGTTTTGATAAAGTGCaacaaagtaatttattttgtcCATTAGTCCCTAAAAGCCATAGAACTCAGAAACGTTAATTAACACTTGCGCCCGCGCACATTCGCAATTAAATCCAAAAGCATTTTTCACACAGTAACCGCCCTTATGCCCTAAACATAGAGACTAAAACACCTTGATCAATCGTGATTGTAAGGTTCGCACCAAATTGGCGATCAAACAGACGCGTGTTTGCGACCACCTCTAAGTGTTCTTAGAGCTATTAGGTGGGCACATAACTCGGTATAATTTGCGAGAATGTTTAAGGAAGTGATTTTCGGCTCTAATGCTTTTAAGTACGAAGCTACACATTGTGACTAGGTAGTTGAATTCTTTGTTTGTGTTGCGTTGCATTAACAGGGTCTGTAAAAATTACGCTGTCATACAGATTACAGAGGCCGTAATACAGCGGTGTCAAATGTTCCGTTTATATCGTACCATTTTACACAGAAAATTGCATGTTTCATGCATAAAATATTCATCGCTTTATTTAAAGTGTTTAGTaatctggtgccttactcccgaaactgatatcgatttcgatttcaacggttttttgacattttttagacatatttcagatggctaaagtgtcaaaaaagtcaaaaaagttttttgacactttagccatctaaaatatgtctaaaaaaaccggccaagtgcgagtcggactcgcgcaccgagggttccgacagcttaaaggtattatagacctgagtatttggtatgaatttcaatttaatacctctacgcgtttatgaggaaatgggtagtaagtttaaaattattaaaaaaaaatatattatgtgatgtaactaaaaatttatggttttcgtaatttttcctttatctatgctataagacgttgcttcgtcgaagttcacgggaagcaccctgtaggttttgattcccttgcaagtgtcgaaaatttgcggcataaacggctgtatcttttgattgcgttggcttagaagtttgattttttcacagcttcaagggacagtagacctgagtaattgatataaatttcagcttcatacctccacgcgttcctgagaaaaagggtcttgacagacggacggacggacagacggacaacaaagt encodes:
- the LOC121739425 gene encoding brefeldin A-inhibited guanine nucleotide-exchange protein 1 isoform X1, which encodes MQTNLKTKEMFIVRALEKILADKDIKRSYHSQLKKSCEVALEEIKAELKNGGQVESLESPTGTLPLPKNDSANIITAEKYFLPFELACQSKASRIVVTALDCLQKLIAYGHLTGNIPDSTTPRKLLIDRIVETICSCFNGPQTDEGVQLQIIKALLTVITSQHVEVHEGTVLLAVRTCYNIYLASKNLINQTTARATLTQMLNVIFTKMENQALEADSTENIPECQLKIPNGNIPSEEPHEQQNNEDVNQTPTNDNVDEVAEAKIIAQQIVDSVIDNAISIASKKNMEELVNGPDNNENLADSNDSGSVSHESNGLQNSETSIPRIPSQESVDVVSENDNSVTAKFTHILQKDAFLVFRALCKLSMKPLPDGTPDPKSHELRSKILSLHLLLSILQNAGPVFRNNEMFITAIKQYLCVALSKNGVSSVPEVFELSLAIFLALLQNFKVHLKKQIEVFFKEIFMNILETSSSSFEHKWMVIQALTRICGDAQSVVDIYVNYDCDLSAANLFQRLVNDVSKIAQGRQALELGATPNQEKSMRIRGLECLVSILKCMVEWSKELYINPNMQTTLGERTVKEDTDHQSMKSHGGSSLSLMSTSSSNIGNRETLDSPEQFEVLKQQKEVWETGIDLFNRKPKKGVSFLQEQGLLGTSTKEIAEWLLTDERIDKIFIGEYLGENDDHSKEVMYAYVDSMNFSNMDIVAALRHFLEGFRLPGEAQKIDRLMEKFAARYCECNPTNTLFTCADTVYVLAFSIIMLTTDLHSPQVKNKMTKEQYIKLNSGISENNDLPREYLSQIYDEIAGHEIKMKNTSKPGKHMIANEKKRKLIWNMEMEQISTAAKNLMESVSHVQTPFTTAKHVEHVRPMFKMAWTPFLAAFSVGLQDCDDPEIASLCLDGIRCAIRIACIFHMSLERDAYVQALARFTLLTANSPITEMKAKNIDTIKTLITVAHTDGNYLGSSWLDVVKCISQLELAQLIGTGVRPQFLSGSGIKPQADSLKFSLMLLDPSVKEHIGETSSQSVVVAVDRIFTGSTRLDGDAIVDFVKALCQVSLDELSHPTNPRMFSLQKIVEISYYNMGRIRLQWSRIWQVLGDHFNKVGCNNNEDISFFAVDSLRQLSMKFIEKGEFANFKFQKDFLRPFEHIMKKNNSPTIRDMVVRCIAQMVNSQAPNIKSGWKNIFSVFHLAASDQDEAIVDLAFQTTGKIITDLYERQFPAMIDSFQDAVKCLSEFACNAKFPDTSMEAIRLVRSCATAVGTSPQLFAEHAGLEGEPGAPEVDRVWLRGWFPLLFSLSCVVSRCKLDVRTRGLTVLFEIIKTHGDSFRPHWWRDLFNILFRIFDNMKLPEHQLEKNEWMTTTCNHALYAIVDVFTQYFDILGSLLLEQLYAQLHWCVQQDNEQLARSGTNCLENLVISNGTKFSEETWSKTCQIMLDIFNSTLPTTLLTWKPDENEDNTETPQVRHGILKKSQGTDDAKSSNRVFNSLLIKCVVQLELIQTIDNIVFYPATSRKEDAETLALAAAELTGGTPGTEQECQREEQGMYRLLSSPHLLRLVECLMCSHRFAKTFNTNNAQRNVLWKANFKGSVKPNMLKQETQSLACVLRILFKMYSDETRRSHWPAVQKSLITICCEALEYFGSLTSEAHRDAWTSILLLILTRILKMPDERFAAHVSSYYPLLCEITCFDLKPELRTVLRRVFIRIGPVFNIVSNTQ